The proteins below come from a single Desulfitobacterium metallireducens DSM 15288 genomic window:
- a CDS encoding accessory Sec system protein Asp2, with product MDKNILSYLYISGVFTMADKFPFSGKIYKTNSPINYVLQKGVTNTHLLVIIFSGFNSPEDKIQHSYNYMRVLSPIDCHKLFILDSYGPRGCYYLGQNMSFEVETSVLSLITSIVRRLNVDWQNIVAVGSSKGGSAALYFGLKYNFGYIIAGAPQVLLADYINKTTVETARFILGEDNPKENSIHLNEIIFKQLDKIVDTEIYLLSSENDWQYQIHVKPLLDEMDKHNVKYHIKIDNAMKSHGDIATYFPNFLLNLLSDFTSSFN from the coding sequence TTGGATAAGAATATATTATCTTATCTTTATATAAGTGGAGTGTTTACAATGGCCGATAAATTTCCATTTTCAGGAAAAATCTATAAGACAAATTCACCTATAAATTATGTGTTGCAAAAAGGAGTAACGAATACCCATTTATTAGTGATCATATTTTCAGGGTTTAATTCCCCTGAGGATAAAATTCAGCATTCTTATAATTATATGAGAGTACTAAGCCCGATAGATTGTCATAAGCTTTTTATTTTAGATAGTTATGGTCCAAGAGGCTGTTATTATCTCGGACAAAATATGAGCTTTGAAGTTGAGACTTCAGTATTATCCCTTATTACCTCTATTGTCCGAAGGTTAAATGTGGATTGGCAAAATATCGTTGCGGTAGGTTCCTCGAAAGGAGGAAGTGCCGCTTTATATTTTGGTTTAAAGTATAACTTTGGATATATCATAGCCGGTGCCCCACAAGTGCTCCTCGCCGATTATATTAATAAAACCACGGTGGAAACAGCGCGTTTTATTCTCGGAGAAGATAACCCCAAAGAAAATTCCATCCATCTAAATGAAATTATTTTTAAACAACTTGATAAAATCGTCGATACCGAAATCTATCTATTATCGAGTGAAAACGATTGGCAATATCAAATCCATGTAAAACCCTTATTAGATGAAATGGATAAGCATAACGTAAAATATCATATAAAAATTGACAATGCAATGAAGAGTCATGGTGATATTGCGACCTATTTCCCTAACTTTTTACTGAATTTATTATCTGATTTCACATCTTCATTCAATTAG
- a CDS encoding DUF2334 domain-containing protein, translated as MRRAILRLEDVGPGGPFGTAESLLKLQAIADYLHSENVPFHVSVIPRYINPSIGYDKSIGDDSDPFILSFNRMIKYLQRQGGSIGMHGYTHQYDESISAVGHEFYHPRLPANCPPDDPKEACLNKEDFENSYASSRMRKGLDLFAKAGIMVDWMSTPHYYASPSQRSIIESWSGILFEDHPQKASKTVFLQDNDYPFYRGVVYVPTPLSYLQGPDFDSDIKRICNEAEGYSPDQLAAFYYHPFRELPFIQISQSNGVTSIDYDDNSYLKKLIRGFKAQGFTFMSLLDQLSFVPSLRKTDFFSGSENIVLTGDINNDGKAELIIREESTGNWYGTTFDIQSVLNRHCAGSSTQLLLANWGKEKHLVPLVGDFNGDGFDDVVLWNPVNGNWQVALSHGTQFYPDRGNGDNLWLKHWGIGKQWKPLVGDFDGDGQDDVILWDCQKGEWHVALSNGQGFIPSQQSWINLWGVGRSWTASVGDFNGDGKDDLIIWSRQYGEWRIALSDGRKFTRSNLPSLQSWTQRTDWYPGSQWELLVGDVDGDGLDDLLIVNGARGEWRVARSTGYDFIPLDRTFSPWSAGDDMQPLVGDFNGNGKVSLCARHFQLRNGTIDLAISVLGKREES; from the coding sequence ATGAGAAGAGCCATCCTTCGTTTAGAAGATGTTGGCCCAGGCGGGCCCTTTGGTACAGCGGAAAGTCTCCTTAAACTTCAGGCAATAGCAGACTATTTACATTCTGAGAATGTCCCTTTCCATGTATCCGTCATCCCTCGCTATATCAATCCTTCGATCGGCTATGACAAATCGATCGGGGATGACTCTGATCCTTTTATTCTTTCCTTTAACAGGATGATAAAATATCTACAACGGCAGGGTGGGTCCATCGGCATGCATGGCTATACTCATCAATATGATGAGTCCATAAGTGCAGTAGGGCATGAGTTTTATCATCCGAGACTTCCTGCAAATTGTCCCCCTGACGATCCGAAAGAAGCGTGTTTAAACAAGGAAGACTTTGAGAATTCTTACGCTTCCTCACGAATGAGAAAAGGTCTTGATTTATTTGCCAAGGCCGGAATTATGGTTGACTGGATGTCTACCCCTCATTATTATGCTTCACCTAGCCAGAGAAGCATAATCGAAAGTTGGAGTGGGATTTTGTTTGAGGATCATCCTCAGAAAGCGTCAAAGACGGTATTTTTGCAGGACAATGATTACCCCTTTTATCGCGGTGTAGTGTATGTTCCTACCCCTCTTAGTTATTTACAAGGCCCTGATTTTGATTCGGATATTAAGCGAATTTGTAACGAAGCGGAGGGTTATTCTCCAGATCAGTTGGCCGCTTTTTATTACCATCCTTTCCGGGAGCTTCCTTTTATCCAAATCTCTCAATCTAATGGAGTAACCTCCATTGATTATGATGATAACTCCTACCTAAAGAAACTCATTCGAGGGTTTAAAGCACAAGGATTTACATTTATGTCGTTATTAGATCAACTCTCTTTTGTTCCCTCGCTAAGGAAAACTGATTTTTTCTCAGGAAGTGAAAATATTGTTTTGACCGGGGATATCAACAATGACGGAAAGGCAGAATTGATCATTAGAGAAGAGAGTACGGGAAACTGGTATGGAACAACCTTTGATATTCAATCTGTTTTGAATCGGCATTGTGCAGGGAGTTCGACCCAACTTCTTCTCGCGAATTGGGGGAAAGAAAAACATTTAGTTCCTCTTGTTGGAGATTTCAATGGGGATGGTTTCGATGATGTGGTCCTTTGGAATCCTGTAAACGGAAATTGGCAGGTCGCTTTAAGTCATGGAACACAATTCTACCCTGATCGCGGGAACGGGGATAACCTTTGGTTAAAGCATTGGGGAATAGGGAAGCAGTGGAAGCCACTCGTTGGAGATTTCGATGGGGATGGTCAAGATGACGTCATCCTCTGGGATTGCCAAAAGGGGGAGTGGCACGTTGCTTTAAGTAACGGACAAGGTTTTATTCCTTCTCAACAGTCTTGGATCAACTTATGGGGAGTGGGTCGTTCTTGGACTGCTTCTGTAGGTGATTTTAACGGAGATGGGAAAGATGATCTTATCATTTGGAGTCGTCAATACGGAGAATGGCGAATTGCGTTGAGTGATGGACGAAAGTTTACGCGCAGCAATCTTCCTAGCTTACAGTCTTGGACACAGAGGACGGATTGGTACCCTGGATCTCAGTGGGAACTATTAGTCGGAGACGTTGATGGCGATGGTTTGGATGATCTTCTTATCGTAAATGGTGCCCGTGGAGAATGGCGAGTCGCGAGAAGTACAGGATATGATTTTATCCCGCTAGATCGAACGTTTAGTCCGTGGTCAGCAGGGGATGATATGCAACCTTTGGTTGGTGATTTTAATGGAAATGGTAAAGTCAGTCTTTGTGCCAGACATTTTCAGTTAAGAAATGGCACCATAGATCTTGCGATCTCAGTTCTAGGGAAAAGAGAAGAGAGTTAG
- the purE gene encoding 5-(carboxyamino)imidazole ribonucleotide mutase, protein MNSVGVVMGSDSDFNVLEATIKVLKEFNVSFEVKVSSAHRTLERTLNWVNAFEAQGGQVLIAGAGMAAHLPGVVAAATTLPVIGLPIKSGALDGVDALYAIVQMPPGIPVATVGINAGKNAGLLAIQILAQTDSHLKEELKAYRQKMAAEIETKDQAIQEKIK, encoded by the coding sequence ATGAACTCGGTTGGTGTTGTAATGGGTAGCGATTCAGATTTCAATGTTCTTGAGGCAACCATTAAAGTACTTAAGGAATTTAATGTTTCTTTTGAAGTTAAAGTTTCCTCAGCTCACCGAACATTAGAGAGAACTTTAAACTGGGTTAATGCATTTGAAGCACAAGGAGGACAAGTGCTGATCGCGGGAGCAGGCATGGCAGCTCATTTACCTGGAGTTGTAGCAGCAGCTACGACACTTCCGGTCATCGGACTTCCTATTAAAAGTGGGGCTCTCGATGGTGTTGATGCTCTCTACGCCATTGTGCAAATGCCACCCGGAATACCTGTAGCAACCGTTGGCATTAACGCAGGTAAAAATGCAGGATTGCTGGCCATTCAAATTTTAGCTCAAACCGATTCTCACTTGAAAGAAGAACTCAAAGCGTATCGCCAAAAAATGGCCGCAGAAATTGAAACTAAAGATCAAGCCATCCAAGAAAAAATAAAATAA
- a CDS encoding nucleotide sugar dehydrogenase has protein sequence MNVYVFGLGHIGLPMATWIAMQDYEVIGIDKNPDVITEIQNGTVKIEEYYQEQHISQLALSLIKKKRFRVTPDFLRTNDKPSIFVIAVGIVEKENGVQDTSPLISVLETITPVLVPGDLLLFRTTLIPGTLDQLIVNKVQSLDIKINLAYCPETLMETRAFEELNQNPMILAANDNESLIKAEAFLRSISKAPIFKASTLKTAEMVKVIQNIHRDVNIALINEISEVAHALNINIYELISLANTHPRVKLLQPGPGVGGYCLPNAFGYLQNAIENESQLILMDTARKLNIGRPNKIVERVRESLQQEEKVLAHSTIALIGLAMKDYCADCRNSPALEIAAQLVKEGAKVQAYDPMVPIMHSYQVASLQECLLHADCLLITAHQEGIIYVREQLESLMAKPLIVIDTRNIFPDFPGMKIIKP, from the coding sequence TTGAACGTCTATGTATTTGGGCTTGGACATATCGGTTTACCAATGGCAACATGGATTGCCATGCAGGATTATGAGGTTATAGGAATTGATAAAAATCCTGACGTCATTACCGAGATTCAAAACGGTACAGTAAAAATTGAAGAGTATTATCAAGAACAGCATATTTCCCAACTGGCGCTAAGCTTGATAAAAAAGAAAAGGTTCAGGGTCACTCCAGATTTTTTACGCACGAATGACAAACCTTCTATTTTTGTAATTGCTGTCGGAATCGTCGAAAAAGAAAATGGGGTTCAAGATACTTCACCACTCATTTCGGTGTTAGAGACGATCACGCCCGTACTTGTTCCCGGCGATTTATTGCTCTTTCGTACAACACTTATTCCCGGAACTCTCGACCAACTTATAGTAAACAAGGTACAATCCCTCGATATTAAGATCAATTTAGCGTATTGTCCGGAGACCTTAATGGAGACCCGAGCCTTTGAGGAACTAAATCAAAACCCAATGATCTTAGCTGCTAACGATAATGAGAGTTTAATCAAAGCCGAGGCCTTTTTAAGATCAATATCGAAAGCTCCAATTTTTAAAGCTTCTACACTTAAGACAGCTGAAATGGTCAAAGTGATTCAAAATATTCATCGGGATGTTAATATTGCCCTGATTAATGAAATTAGCGAAGTAGCTCACGCTCTTAATATTAACATTTATGAGCTTATTTCTTTAGCGAACACTCACCCGAGAGTGAAATTATTACAGCCTGGCCCTGGAGTGGGGGGCTATTGTCTACCCAATGCCTTTGGTTATTTGCAAAATGCGATTGAAAATGAAAGCCAATTGATTCTAATGGATACAGCTCGAAAACTCAATATAGGACGACCTAACAAAATTGTAGAAAGGGTTAGAGAATCACTTCAACAAGAAGAGAAAGTTCTTGCTCACTCGACAATTGCTTTAATAGGACTTGCGATGAAAGATTATTGTGCAGATTGTCGAAATAGTCCCGCTTTAGAAATTGCTGCCCAGTTAGTCAAAGAGGGAGCTAAGGTCCAAGCGTATGATCCAATGGTTCCCATCATGCATTCTTATCAGGTCGCTTCCCTCCAAGAGTGTCTCCTTCATGCGGATTGTTTACTGATTACGGCGCATCAAGAGGGGATTATTTATGTACGGGAACAGCTCGAATCCCTCATGGCAAAGCCCCTAATCGTCATTGACACCCGTAATATCTTTCCTGATTTCCCCGGAATGAAAATTATCAAACCATAA
- a CDS encoding ATP-binding protein translates to MFHGISKVNFDIDQELLKKYEAMAWNRLNIINCRRVNNISIVLVLFTIASFLIDYLNKEKGLWTITPGFVLLFYNHIVLEFGALFFILIYFVFKKVLNDHHFFPLLYVYSFIIFIINLSAFMSGWTDQFIHGEITIYIMTCLVIAITFYQRPKYSILIYLQSYVAFMIYVGKTQKNILLLQERYINGTLVVILAIFLSIILSKMMERDYIYKHNLNDIVEEQTMKLKESLETVEKLERLNLIDKMAATVAHEVRNPLTTIKGFLQLIKNKQPDPENVEYYNIMISEINRANSIIAEFLSMSRNKETIMKRGNIENVITSILPLIEADVIYNNMQLSTDFRKVPDILLNEQEITQLVLNLARNGIEAMAEGGCLTLKIYQDGNEVILLIADEGSGIEQEVLDKMGTPFFTTKEKGTGLGLVVCNSIIERHNAKLQIQSSVNGSSFEVHFTVPTNS, encoded by the coding sequence TTGTTTCATGGAATATCTAAAGTGAATTTTGATATTGATCAAGAGTTATTAAAAAAGTACGAGGCAATGGCTTGGAATAGATTAAATATTATTAATTGTCGACGCGTTAATAATATTTCTATTGTTTTGGTTTTATTTACGATAGCCTCTTTCTTGATTGATTACCTTAATAAAGAAAAAGGTCTTTGGACGATTACTCCAGGTTTCGTTTTGTTATTCTATAACCATATTGTGCTTGAATTTGGCGCTTTATTTTTTATTTTGATTTATTTTGTATTCAAAAAAGTATTGAATGATCATCATTTTTTTCCGTTATTGTATGTTTATAGTTTTATTATTTTTATAATAAACCTAAGTGCTTTTATGTCAGGGTGGACGGATCAGTTCATCCATGGCGAAATCACGATTTACATAATGACTTGTCTGGTTATTGCTATAACTTTCTACCAAAGACCAAAATACTCGATTTTGATCTACCTACAGTCTTACGTTGCGTTTATGATTTATGTGGGAAAGACTCAAAAGAACATTCTCCTTCTTCAAGAGCGTTATATCAATGGAACACTCGTTGTTATTTTAGCAATCTTCCTTTCGATTATCCTATCGAAAATGATGGAAAGAGATTATATTTATAAACATAATCTTAATGATATCGTTGAAGAACAGACAATGAAGTTGAAAGAATCACTAGAAACGGTAGAGAAATTAGAACGTTTAAATCTAATCGATAAAATGGCGGCCACAGTTGCCCATGAAGTACGAAATCCACTCACAACGATCAAAGGTTTTCTCCAATTGATAAAAAATAAACAACCTGACCCCGAAAATGTTGAATATTATAATATTATGATCAGTGAAATTAACAGAGCGAATTCTATAATTGCTGAATTCTTATCGATGAGTCGGAATAAAGAAACGATCATGAAGAGGGGAAATATTGAAAATGTTATTACTTCGATTTTGCCACTGATTGAAGCAGATGTGATCTATAATAATATGCAGTTATCAACTGACTTTAGAAAAGTTCCTGATATCTTACTGAATGAACAGGAAATAACTCAACTCGTTTTGAATCTTGCACGAAACGGAATAGAAGCTATGGCAGAGGGAGGTTGCTTGACCTTAAAGATATATCAAGATGGTAATGAAGTCATTCTCCTTATAGCGGATGAAGGTTCGGGAATAGAGCAGGAAGTATTGGATAAAATGGGCACGCCCTTTTTCACAACGAAAGAAAAGGGAACCGGCTTGGGATTGGTTGTTTGTAATAGTATAATTGAAAGGCATAACGCAAAGCTCCAGATTCAATCCAGTGTAAACGGGTCATCGTTTGAGGTCCATTTTACGGTACCTACAAACTCATGA
- a CDS encoding glycosyltransferase family protein, whose protein sequence is MEDSERSKNQQFLDLRYWEAIKGTSVSIKTEETLIVNSELADREHCYLYYKTRPYSFYRIPTTTQLDLLKDKEYAFTFSGEMQGKCQASLAVLAYSKNKKETVYFVPLNEMKLITFEPSIEKVTFCIRVEGPGRVMINEIKIQKMQRSHQESYVQGAPSRTSSRPDIKVACILDNFSYECFKYECSLVQLNFGTWKQQIDEKKYDFLLVESVWDGLNRTWRNHFNKYELFKVVKYCHEKSLPTVYWGKDDPADYERFIEIAQLFDYIFTTDENCISRYQQDLGHNRVYLLPFAAQPQLHNPVEVNPQEKRNIAFAGAWYGDKFPERNKDMKTMLNAAKDLGLDIYDRNYSLKVPFFKFPDEYTKYIVGSLDYQEMVKAYKLYKIFLNVNSVKDSPTMFSRRVFEILASGTVVVSSYSQAIEEMFPGIIPMGFSENDTKEQLAALLNNPEYARRLSLKGLREIHLKHLYKHRFDTILEKTGFKTEREQEGVSVIVCTQRPFFVENILENYAKQEWGTKELIVILNNDEIDINEWQEKIEQYPNLQVYQLSEQTSLGECLNYAVKKTSHNYIAKFDDDDYYGPCFLTDLMHAFNYTQADIVGKLTHYAYLESMKALVIRFPGKENQYTHFLAGSFIVKKDVFKKVSFDPISLGEISRFMKKCRAKGYKIYAADRYNYVYVRRSNNEDHSWKTTVNQILAQDECSIIAFTEDYKTQVTI, encoded by the coding sequence ATGGAGGATAGTGAACGATCAAAGAATCAGCAATTTCTTGATTTGAGATATTGGGAAGCAATCAAAGGGACATCCGTTTCCATCAAAACAGAGGAAACCCTTATCGTGAATAGTGAATTAGCGGATCGTGAGCATTGTTATCTTTACTATAAAACGAGACCGTATAGCTTTTATCGAATACCCACGACGACTCAATTAGATCTATTAAAGGATAAAGAATATGCATTTACATTTTCAGGAGAAATGCAAGGAAAATGTCAAGCGTCTCTAGCCGTTCTTGCCTATTCAAAAAACAAAAAAGAAACCGTGTATTTTGTCCCATTAAATGAAATGAAACTCATTACATTTGAACCTTCGATTGAAAAGGTTACTTTCTGTATCAGGGTAGAAGGCCCTGGAAGGGTTATGATTAACGAGATCAAAATACAGAAAATGCAAAGATCACATCAAGAAAGTTATGTGCAAGGCGCTCCTTCTCGAACGAGTAGTAGACCCGATATTAAAGTGGCCTGCATTTTAGATAATTTTAGTTATGAGTGTTTTAAATATGAATGTTCGCTAGTTCAACTCAATTTTGGGACGTGGAAACAACAAATTGATGAAAAAAAGTATGATTTTTTACTAGTTGAATCCGTCTGGGATGGACTGAACCGGACGTGGAGAAACCACTTTAATAAATATGAGCTTTTCAAGGTCGTAAAGTACTGCCATGAAAAAAGTCTACCTACAGTTTACTGGGGGAAAGATGATCCGGCTGATTATGAACGTTTTATTGAAATTGCTCAGCTATTTGACTATATCTTTACTACCGATGAAAATTGTATCTCTCGCTATCAACAGGATCTCGGTCATAATCGTGTTTATCTATTGCCTTTTGCAGCTCAACCCCAATTGCATAACCCTGTTGAAGTTAATCCTCAAGAGAAAAGAAATATTGCCTTTGCCGGGGCTTGGTATGGAGATAAGTTCCCAGAACGGAATAAAGATATGAAAACGATGCTTAATGCGGCAAAAGACTTAGGATTGGATATCTATGACCGGAATTATTCCTTAAAAGTTCCTTTTTTTAAATTCCCTGATGAATATACAAAATATATTGTAGGCTCCCTTGATTATCAAGAAATGGTTAAGGCCTATAAACTATATAAAATTTTTTTAAATGTCAATTCAGTCAAGGATAGTCCTACCATGTTCTCGAGAAGAGTATTCGAAATTCTTGCTTCTGGTACTGTAGTTGTAAGTTCCTATTCGCAAGCGATTGAGGAAATGTTTCCGGGGATTATCCCAATGGGCTTTTCCGAAAACGATACAAAAGAGCAATTGGCAGCTCTCTTAAATAACCCTGAATATGCGCGAAGGCTAAGTCTAAAGGGTTTAAGAGAAATTCATCTTAAGCATCTATATAAGCACCGATTTGATACGATCCTTGAGAAAACTGGTTTCAAAACAGAAAGGGAACAAGAAGGAGTTTCCGTGATTGTTTGTACCCAAAGGCCTTTTTTTGTGGAAAACATCCTTGAAAATTACGCGAAACAAGAGTGGGGAACGAAAGAGCTTATTGTTATTCTTAATAATGATGAAATCGATATTAATGAGTGGCAAGAAAAAATAGAGCAGTATCCCAATTTACAGGTATATCAATTATCAGAGCAGACCTCCTTAGGTGAATGTTTAAATTACGCTGTAAAAAAAACGTCCCATAACTATATCGCCAAGTTTGATGATGACGATTATTACGGGCCGTGTTTTTTAACGGATTTAATGCATGCCTTTAATTATACGCAGGCCGATATTGTTGGTAAATTAACGCATTACGCCTATTTAGAAAGCATGAAGGCTCTGGTGATACGATTTCCAGGTAAGGAGAATCAATATACCCATTTTCTCGCGGGTTCTTTTATCGTCAAGAAAGACGTGTTTAAAAAGGTGAGTTTTGATCCTATCTCTCTTGGTGAGATATCTCGTTTTATGAAAAAATGTCGAGCAAAGGGTTATAAAATTTATGCGGCAGATCGCTATAATTATGTCTATGTCAGAAGATCAAATAACGAGGATCATTCCTGGAAAACGACTGTTAATCAAATATTAGCTCAAGACGAATGCTCTATAATTGCTTTCACAGAAGATTATAAGACCCAGGTGACAATTTAG
- a CDS encoding MarR family winged helix-turn-helix transcriptional regulator: MNQHDNFVNFQDISEFYNLMRQITRHIEIFRDNLAKKFNLSGAQLYLLYTLSLKEKCNYSELSKQSGLAKNTVSILVKSLLKENLLEQISEPRDGRITLLTLSIKGKELVQKMVLEAIVTRSEQLESLSKRLYSPKSEDVLSKLRDILDFWGT; the protein is encoded by the coding sequence ATGAATCAACATGATAATTTTGTTAACTTTCAAGACATATCTGAGTTTTATAATCTAATGAGGCAAATCACTAGACATATTGAAATCTTCAGAGATAATTTAGCAAAAAAATTCAATTTATCTGGAGCTCAATTATACTTACTTTATACTCTTTCGCTTAAAGAAAAATGTAACTATTCAGAACTTTCTAAGCAAAGTGGGTTAGCTAAAAATACGGTTTCAATCTTAGTTAAATCCCTACTCAAAGAAAATTTATTAGAACAAATTTCGGAACCAAGGGACGGGAGGATAACCCTATTAACTTTAAGTATAAAGGGGAAGGAACTCGTACAGAAGATGGTTTTAGAAGCAATCGTAACTCGTTCTGAACAACTAGAATCACTATCGAAAAGACTGTATTCTCCTAAGAGTGAAGATGTTTTATCTAAACTCCGGGATATACTTGATTTCTGGGGAACGTAA
- a CDS encoding methyl-accepting chemotaxis protein codes for MNGFRNWKIRTKILSLVILMGLFTGVVGFVGYYYISKANTEMADMYSNSLMSIKYINDARAQDGAGESAFFHYLLAQDKNTQQQQQNEIKTRSDNFDKSYNSYLKLATDPSEKEILPKLEKELETYKTERQKAMDMANQGETKGAYDYFTNNAQTHLDAINTTLQELADFNATHADEVNTQNDAENAVANKIIMTLSTVAVLLGLVLGYLMATMIASSIKQVLLEVERIANGDLTVEDIIVKSKDEVGQLATHFNVMKGHLDALVKHVAQSSEQVASSSEELTAMVDQSTQAANQIAKAIEGVAKGTEKEAGAIDETSSAIQQISAGTQETAASSSEIAESMTNTLATTQDGQKALDRVVEQMNSISGGTENVQHRITELSSSSEKISNIVQFITEIADQTNLLALNAAIEAARAGEHGRGFAVVAEEVRKLAEQSREATTQISALINQNNSNIDLAVTAMETEVKNVADGIEVVNVAGRSFREIAQMIENVSAQVEEISSTIQQIASGSQQILTSAEKIDKLSKETSSHAQVVSAGVQEQAASMEQIDSASQSLATLAQELQNTISKFTV; via the coding sequence ATGAATGGGTTTAGAAACTGGAAGATTAGGACAAAGATTTTATCCCTTGTTATACTCATGGGTTTATTTACAGGAGTAGTTGGATTTGTGGGTTATTATTATATTTCCAAAGCAAACACTGAAATGGCTGATATGTATTCAAATTCATTAATGTCAATAAAGTACATAAATGATGCAAGGGCACAGGATGGAGCGGGTGAGTCAGCATTCTTTCATTATCTTTTGGCACAAGATAAGAACACTCAACAGCAACAACAAAACGAGATAAAAACGAGGTCAGACAATTTTGACAAGAGTTATAATTCCTATTTGAAATTAGCGACGGACCCTTCTGAAAAAGAAATATTGCCTAAGTTAGAAAAAGAATTAGAAACATATAAAACGGAACGACAAAAAGCTATGGATATGGCAAATCAAGGTGAAACTAAAGGGGCTTATGATTATTTCACGAACAATGCTCAAACTCATCTTGACGCCATAAATACTACGTTGCAAGAGCTTGCAGATTTCAATGCAACTCATGCGGACGAGGTCAATACCCAAAATGATGCAGAAAATGCAGTGGCGAATAAAATAATTATGACCTTATCTACTGTTGCCGTACTACTAGGTCTTGTCCTTGGTTATTTGATGGCGACTATGATTGCGAGTTCGATTAAGCAAGTGTTATTAGAAGTTGAACGAATCGCAAACGGAGATTTAACGGTTGAGGATATTATCGTTAAAAGTAAGGATGAGGTAGGTCAGTTAGCAACGCATTTCAATGTAATGAAGGGACATCTCGATGCACTTGTTAAACACGTTGCTCAATCATCCGAACAAGTCGCCTCTTCATCTGAAGAGCTAACTGCTATGGTTGACCAAAGCACTCAAGCGGCAAATCAAATAGCGAAAGCTATTGAAGGGGTGGCAAAGGGAACTGAAAAAGAAGCAGGAGCTATCGATGAAACTTCGTCTGCTATACAACAAATATCTGCGGGAACCCAGGAAACAGCCGCCAGTAGTAGTGAGATTGCTGAATCTATGACAAATACGTTAGCGACAACTCAAGATGGACAAAAAGCTTTAGATAGAGTTGTCGAACAAATGAATAGTATTAGCGGAGGAACGGAAAACGTTCAACACCGAATAACGGAGCTTTCATCCAGTTCTGAAAAGATTAGTAATATTGTTCAATTCATAACGGAAATTGCAGACCAGACCAATCTATTAGCACTCAATGCAGCCATTGAAGCTGCTAGAGCGGGTGAGCATGGTAGAGGGTTTGCGGTTGTAGCTGAGGAAGTTCGAAAATTGGCAGAACAATCCCGTGAAGCTACGACGCAAATTTCGGCTCTCATCAATCAAAATAATAGTAATATTGATTTAGCAGTGACGGCGATGGAAACAGAGGTCAAAAACGTAGCAGATGGGATTGAAGTTGTTAATGTAGCTGGACGGTCATTCCGTGAAATTGCTCAAATGATAGAAAATGTTTCAGCACAAGTTGAAGAAATATCGTCTACGATTCAGCAAATAGCCAGTGGCAGTCAACAGATATTAACTTCCGCTGAAAAGATTGATAAGTTGAGTAAGGAAACATCTTCCCACGCCCAAGTCGTATCGGCTGGAGTACAGGAACAAGCGGCATCAATGGAGCAAATTGATTCGGCATCTCAAAGTTTAGCCACTTTGGCTCAAGAGCTTCAAAATACCATTAGCAAATTTACCGTTTAG